The genomic region CGATGGCTGCCTGAGTGGCAAATTCAGTGGATGCCAGATAAGCCTCGAACTGACCACCGAGATTGTTGTCCATCAGGGAATAGGTGCGCCCTTGGAAGGTCACTGTCTTCTGAGTGGGATCAATCAGCGGGAGCTCTTCTCCATGAGGGGAGGCTGAATTTTGCTGTGTGCGGGTGATCGTGGTGTCGTTGCTGCCTGAGGCTGTATTCTTTGAGGATGGCACAATGCTGCCTGATCCTGTAGGCGAGAGGACTTGGCCAGATGCCGATAAGGACAGGACGCTGAGAGCAAGGACTGAAATGTGAGTTTTCTTCATTTTAGGAAAATTAGTCTAGTTATGAGGCGGTGGCAAATGGGCTATTGGGAAGCATATTGGAGGGCTTCCAGATTGCCTCCATTGATGACTTTGACGACGAATGTGTAATTTTGCTTTGTTTCAAGGTTCGGGCCTTGGACTGTGCTTGGTACGAAAATACCAATATCCCGAGGTAAACCCGCTGGATATTTAGCTTCGCCGACATCCACGCGAACGTAGATTTTTTGACCTCTTGCTGGATCGTGGAAGGGTTTGGAAAAGACCTCGCCAGTGACCTGGTATTTGTTACCACGCAGGCTGTTGCCGTCATTGACGTAGCTCTGAAGTGGGAACTCTTTGGCGTCGACCTTGTCGCTTGAGCCGATGACTTTAAAGCCAAGGTAGCCAGCTAGGGCGATGACGGCGATGCCGATGATGACGGTGGTCTGTGAATTACTTTGTTTCTTTTTTCTGGATCTACGAGCCATGGTGAAAGTGTGATTGATGTCTGATAATAAGAGGGATTGCTGAAATGGTTACGACGTCGGGAATTAATGTTCCCATTGATGACGGCGGATTCCGATGTAGGAGGCGATGAGGCCGATGAGGATCTGGAAGCCTAAGACATAGAGGCAAATCATTCTAGTGTTATCAAGTGGAGTCGTGGTGACGGTAGTGATGGCTGCTTGATAACGGTCTTCTAGGGATTCAATGCTGCCAGACCAGGCCCAGTAAGCGGAGATGAAAGGGCGGGTGATTTGGCCCACGAATTCGGGAAGCGCCAAGACTGCACCTGAGAGTGGTAGCTGGAAGCCAACCAGGTAAATGGACAGGAGTGATGCCTGTTCAGAGGTTTTCATCAGCGAGGAAATGCCCAGACAGATGGATGTCATGGCCGCATTGACGAGGATGAGGAACAAGACGTGATCGAAGAATCCATTGGTGGCGTGGTTTTCCGGGAAATGCCAGAATTGCTCTACGAAAATAGCCATCCACACGGACTGGATGATGACCATGCCGGATAGGAAGACAATCTTACTCAGGAGGTAGGCAAAGGGACTGACTCCGCCAAACTTTTCTTTCTCCATGATCTTACGTTCACCAGCGATCTCGCGGGCTGCGTTATTGGAGCCCATCAGTGCGAGCAAGACGACTTGGAACATGATGATGCCCGAGACGGCTCCACCGACTTTGGCTCTGTTTTCGCCGATGGTTTCCAAGTTTTTCATCGACTGCATGGATACTTCTACATCTGGGACATCCGGATACTGAAGAAGAGGGGCACTGGCTTGCTCCCCGAAAAGAGCAACTAGGCAGGGGAAACAGATCAGGATGGCCAGTTGGAGGATGACCTGGCCTTTGTCCCGGAAAAAGATCTTCCAGCGACGAGCCAGCAAGGTGCTGAATTGACTGGCGAAATTAGGGGTGCTGATTGGTTCCGCTCCTTCGGAAACAATTTCGCTGGAGTCGAGGAACTTCTCTGTTTCGACTTCCAGTGGGGCAGAGTCCTCTATTTTCTGAGGCTTTCTTGCGCGCACTTTGCCAGTCTTCTTGATCGGAATGTCACCGAACTCATCAAATTCTGTGTCAGAGGAGATTTCGCTTTTGGTGCGGTCATCTTCAAGAGGACCAGTCTCATCAAGTACGATATCTTGGGTGGATTTTTTGGATTCCTTGGACGGGGTGTCCAGCTCCTTGGTCTCAGGGATGATGAGCTGGCCTTCGTCAATGAGCCTCTGGCGGGTACTATCGATCTTTTTGTAGTAGACGTCTTTGTGCTTGAGCCAGGATTTCTGCCATTTGCTGGCATCTTGCTTAGCCAGACGAGGGTAGATTTCCTCGGTGTCTTCGACGGAGAAATAATGGGTGAGTCCATTTGGTGGTCCGTGGTAGGCGACTCTGCCTTCGTGCAAGACCAGGATGGAATCGTAGAGTTCTAGATGGGCCAGAGAGTGGGTGACTGAGATGACGATGCGGCCATCGCGTCGGGAAAGGGAGTGCAGTCGGCGTACGATATCTCGCTCGGATCTTGGGTCCAGGCCTGAAGTCACCTCATCGCAAAGCAGTAGCTTGGGGTCAGTAACGAGCTCCATGGCCAAACCGAGACGGCGCTTTTGACCGCCTGAAAGGACTTTAACGTAGCGGTCTGCAATACTCGTCAGGCCAGTCTCTTCAAGTACTCGATCAATACGGAGATCCAAGTCGTCCAGATTGCGGGTACGCACTCGGAGTTTGGTGACTGCCTCGATGGATTCGTCTACGGTCAATTCATCATAGGCGATAGAAAATTGGGGGACGTAGCCAAGTTCAGCTGGGTCAAAGTCGCCATCTTCTTCAAGGTCTCTGCCGTTCCAGTAGATAGCGCCTTCAGAAAGCTCGTTCAGGCCGGCAAGTGTATTGAGCAAGGTGGTTTTACCGCAACCAGACGGTCCCACGATGGCCATGAAGTGACCAGATGGGATATTAATGCTTACACGATCAACCAGGTTGAGGGGTTCATCGTCTTTCTCAATGGTAAAACAAAGGTCTTTTATCTCTAGCACGGTTGATAATAAGTTTTTACAGAACGATGGTTACACAAAAGCAAATTTCCCGTAGAAGCGAGAAGAAACCTTGAGACTTGAAGGTATTAACTTAGCTTGTAGCCCATGTCCAGAAGACGAAAAAGTAGTAGAAGAAGAGGAAAGAACCGCATGATGAAGGGGCTTGGGTGGAAGTTGTCTGCGCTCTTTTGTGTGCTGTTAGTGTCTGCATTAGCAGTGGGTTATAACCGTGTTCTGGCTTATATTCATAGCTCTGAGTTCAGTGAAGCAATGAGTCTGAAAGTCGGAGACTTGATGGGGGCTGAGGGGGAATTTGAAAAATTCACCTGGAATGGAATGCATGGAGAGAATGACGGATTTACTGCCGTGAGTGATGGAGGTTTGGCCAAACTGGAGGCGGAAAATCTGTCATTAGATGTGAAATGTGACTTCTTGCAACGGGAAGAGTGGGAGCTGAGAAATGTCGAAGTGGGGGCGCTTCAGGTGGATTTAGATTTGACCAAAGAGTTCAATAAACCACGTGTCAGGGATGCGGCTGAGGGGTTGTTGGAACAATTTCTGCCAAAGAGGGCAGCACTTTATGATGCCACGATACTGCGGGCTGGAGCGAAAATTCTGACTGAAGGTGGTGATTATGAGATGAAGGATGTGCAGGTTGAGTTGGTGAAACAGGATGGTAGTGCCGCTTACGATGCCAGTCTCTCTGGCGGCTATTTCAAGATGCCGCTGGAAATGCTGGGTAAGGCCTATCTCAAAGATGGTCAGGTAAGATTTCTCAATAACCGTCTACACATCGATAAAGCAGATTTTGAGGTGTTTGATACAGGAAAGCTCGGGCTGGAAGGTGAAGTGGATTTTAATGAGGAAGGAAGTGGCTACGCACTGATGGGGGCGCTTGAGAATTTACAATGTGCCGATGTGATTCCGGAGGACTGGAAGCAGCAACTATTTGGGGAGTTTGCTGCAACCTTTAGCATCGAGCCACGCAGTGACAATGAGCCCGTTATCAAGGGAGAGATCATGATCAAAGATGGCAAGCTCACCGCTCTGCCGATTCTCGATAGTATCGCGGCATTCACTATGGTACGTGATTTCAAGACCCTGCGGTTTTCAAATTTCCGCTGCCATTTTGAGAAAGTGGGCCAGGAACTGAAGCTGAATGATATTTACATGCATTGTGATGGCTTGATCCGGGTTGAGGGGGCGTTAACCATTGATGGTGATAAGCTGGACGGCAAATTTTATGTCGGTCTTACGCCGGGGACCTTAAGCCACATTCCTGGGGCTGAGGATAAAGTTTTCCTCCCAGGGAAAGAAGGGATGAGCTGGACCACCGTAGTCATTGGAGGAACGACTGCCGATGTGAAGGAGGACCTCAGCGGGCGCTTGTTGGCCGCGGCTGGCGATAGAATGTTGGAAATGGTGGGTGGGAAGCAGATGCTTAAGTATGGTGGAGAAGTTGTTGGCAAGGTGCCTGGTGGTAATAAAGTCATGGAGAGCGGTAAGAATGTCTTGGAGGCAGGGAAGGATGTGCTAACGGGGGACAAGGATCCCGTCCAGGCTGGTTCCGATGTGCTGCAGCAGGGATTGAATTCCATTTTTGGCGGAGGGGATGAACCGGAAGAGGAAAAGAAGAAAAAGTAGATCTTAATCTGCTCTTAATATGCAGGGCTAATTTGAGTGGAAAGGTGCTCTGGAGTTGTGCTAAAGCAGCGTCCGCATGAAGCACCTTAAGTACCTCGCCCCATCAATATTCATCCTCGGAACCGCCAGTTCTTCCGCCCTTGATATTGTCTTCAGCCCCGCTGCGGGTATGGATCAAAGAGCACTAGATGGCTTCGAGTCCGCAGCACTCTACTGGGAGAGTGTGCTCATGGATGATGTTACTGTGAATATTGAGATCGATTTTACCGCGCTGGATCCGGGTGTGCTGGGGCAGGCGGGGAGTACTACTCAGAGTGTCACTGTTGTTGATTATTTTAATGCCTTGAACGCTGATGTGACGACGGCCGACGACGCCGTCGCTGTGGCTAACTTGCCGAATGCTGGCGGAGGAAGTCTGACCTTCCTCACTCAGACTGACACCGAGTCAAATTCTCTCGTGGTCGGGACTGATCGTGACCGCAGTGGAAACAATAGGGTTCTTGATCTAAATACATCGAATGCAAAAGCTCTTGGGCTCTTCGTTGGTGGAGCGGCCGATGCGGATGCTTTTATCACCTTCAGTAGTTCATTTAACTGGGACTTTGACCAGTCAGATGGAGTGGGGTCAGGACTTCAAGATTTTGTTGGTGTGGCGATCCATGAGATTGGCCACAGCTTGGGCTTCACCAGTGGAGTAGATACCGTGGACTATGCTATCGGTGCAGGAATTGATCTGGAAAACTTCAGGGTGTTTTCAGGTCTGGATATGTTTCGCTATAGTGCCGAGGGTGAGTTGAATCTTGCGGCTGGTGAGGAGGCTTACTTCTCTATTGATGGTGGTGCGACCAATCTGGGGCACTTCTCCACAGGGGTAGACTATGGTGACGGCAATCAAGCCAGCCATTGGAGGGATGGAGTAGGCCTTGGAATTATGGACCCTACTGCAAATCCTGCGGGACAGATCAATGAGGTTTCAGGTCTCGATCTGATGGCATTTGATGTCATCGGTTGGGATGTTGATGTCGCAGCGCAAGCTGTCCCGGAGCCATCAGTGCTTGGCTTGCTCGGCATTGGGGGTGGCCTGCTCCTTGGCAGAAGGAGAAGAAACTAGAGGGGCAATGCCCAGGCAATCTAGTCTTGCTCAAGCTCAATGAGTTTTTGCCTGAGTGCGCGGACTCTCGGGGTATCAATGACTTCCTCCGGGAGATCCATGAGCAACTCAAAGGCTTGTTTGTGATCTCGCATGTCCAATGCACCTTCGATGGTGGAGAGCTGAAGCTCTAGGTCGTCATCAAAGGCTTGGGGTTCCTCCTTATAGATAGTGCGCTGTTTTTCGGCAGGGAGGGATTCCTTTGCCTGCGGGGCATCTACGATTTCCAGATACACATACTCATCGCCCTCACGGATACGTCGGATGATGTTAAAGCTGAACAGCAGGATGAGGCCGAAGAAAAAGAAAGAGAGCTCCATGAGTACGGGAGAGGTGACCATGCCGGCGACTTTTTCTGCAAATTCCTTAGGAAGTCCTTCTAAATAGATGGCGGCAACTGCAATGAAGCCAAGGATGACAAAGAAGACCATCATGAAGGCGCAGCCAATGATCAGAGTTTTGACCCACTTGCGTTCCCATTCTGGAGCTTGTCTGGACAAAATGACCAAACTGGTGATCCACAGGCCGAGGAAAGTAGCAAGCCCTCCAGTGGTCAAGGCCATGTATTTGGGCTCTGAAAGCTTGGAGTCTAGGCCTGCCGCGAAATCTCCCAGTCCACCAGCGCCCACCACGGCAATGGTTTTGATCGCGATGAAAGCGATTACCAAGAGGATCATAATGGCGTAGCCGCCGATAAAGCAGATGCGAAGCATGAGCTTGATGTGACCTCGCTAGAGCAAATATTCAACCCCGAAGTGTGGACTTAACCGTTGGAATTGAGGAAAAAGCACCATTTCTCGCTTGCCAGAACGGAAATCTCTGGTAAACGAGCCGTCCCGCTTGGTGTCCCTGACACCTAAATTCCTGCGGAGCACAGTTATTAACCATTAAGAAAACCGTATCACCATGGCACGAATTTTCGGAATCGAAATTCCAAATGAGAAGCGCATCGAAGCGTCTCTCCCATATATCTACGGCATCGGACCAACAACTGCTAAGAGAATTCTCGAGCACGCTGGTGTAGATGCTGATATTCGCACAGGTCAACTCACAGAAGAGCAACTCGTTAAGATCGCCACGGTGATCACTTCCGAGGGGATCATCATCGAAGGTGACCTTCGTCGTGAGCGTCAAGCTGCCCTTAAGCGCCTGACCTCCATTAACTGCCACCGCGGTCAGCGCCACAAGCGCGGCCTTCCAGTTCGTGGTCAGCGTACCAAGACTAATGCCCGTACACGTAAGGGTAAGAAGCGCACTGTAGGTGTGGTAGGTAAGAAGTAACCTTTGACCTGTTAATAAAATGTCTGAAGAAACAAAGAACACAGAAGCAGTTGAGGAAGAAGTAAAAGCTCCTGCTGCACAGGAAGCTACTGAAGCTCCTAAAGCTGAAGAAACAGCTGAAGCTCCTAAAAAAGAGGAGAAGAAGCGCGATATTTTTGCTGAGCTCGCTGGCGCTGAGGAAGCTGACACCAAGATTCACAAAGCCAAGAAGAGCAAGAACGTTCACTCCGGTATCGTTCACATCACAGCCACTTTCAACAACACACTTGTCAGTGTAACAGACTCAAACGGTAATGCTATCGGTTGGTCTTCTGCTGGTAAGATGGGCTTCAAGGGTTCCCGTAAGTCCACCGCATATGCTGCACAGGTTGTCTCCCAGGACGCATGCCGTCAGGCAATGTCTCACGGTCTTAAGTCCGTTGAGGTTCGCGTAAAGGGTCCAGGTGCTGGTCGTGAGTCCGCAGTTCGTGCTGCACAGGCTCTCGGTCTTGAAATCACTTCAATCAAGGATGTAACTTCCGTACCACACAACGGTTGCCGTCCTAAGAAAGCACGTCGCGTATAATTTTAACGAAGGAACCAAACTACTAACCACAATTTATTATGGCACGATACATTGGCCCTAAAGATAAAATCAGCCGCCGTTTCGGTGTAGCCCTCTTCGGTCCTTCCAAGGCTCTTGAGCGTCGTAACTTCCCTCCAGGTCAGCACGGTCTCCGTGCAGGTCGTCGTAAGAAGTCTGACTACTCAGTAGCTCTCGGTGAGAAGCAGAAGCTTCGTTTCCAGTACGGTGTACTTGAGAAGCAGTTCCGCGCATACTACGCAGAGGCAGCTCGCCAGCGTGGCATTACCGGTGACACTCTCGTTCGCCTTCTTGAGACTCGTCTCGACAACGTTTGCTACCGTCTCGGTTTTGGTAACACCCGTTCCGCTGCTCGTCAGTTTGTGAACCACGGTCACGTTACTGTAAACGGTACCAAGGTAGACATCGCTTCCTACCAGTGCAAGCCAGGTGACGTAATCGAAGTTGCTAAGAAGCCATCTTCACAGCAGCTCGGTCTTCGCGCACTCGATCTCACACAAGCAGTACCTCTCAAGGACTGGTTGACTATCGATCGCGAGAAAATGTCCGGTACTGTTGCTCGCCTTCCAGAGCCAGAGGACATGGATCACGGTGTTAACGTTCAGCTCGTGGTTGAACTTTACTCCCGATAATTTCAGGAATTGCCTCCGGGCAGTATCTTTCGAAAAAGGCGTATCGCAATCTGCGGTACGCCTTTTTCATTGGTGGTAATCTTAGATGAGGAAGAAGGGGGGGAATGGCGGAGAGATTAAATAAAGGGGTTATTCTGCTTCTCGTGATCGATTGAGGAGACAGGCCCATGGCCTGAACACAGGGCTGTTTCGTCCGGCAGGGAGTAGAGGTGCTTTTTGATGCCTTCGACAAGCAGTTCGTGAGAGCCTCCTGGTAGGTCAGTCCGGCCCATGGATTCAGCCATGAGAGTATCTCCGGCGAAGACAACATCGAGCTCAGGAATGTAGAATGCGACGCTGTCCGGCGAGTGACCGGGGATGTGGAAGATCTTGATCTCCAGGTCTCCAATTTTGATCTCGTTTTCACCATCAAGCAGGGTGTCAGCCTCGAATGGGGTGATGTTTACCGGGAGGCCCCAGTTTTCTCGTGCTTCCTTCTGGCGAATCAGAGTTTCAGAGTAAGGTGAATGCATGAGCACCTTCACTCCCATGTTTTGCAGGGCCTCAACGTCCTCTGTGTGGTCGAAGTGTTGATGGGTGAGGAGAAGGTGGGTCGGTTTTAGGCCGTGATCCTGAATGACTTCGTGAATAAGAGCTGGAGCGTCGATGACGATGCATGTTCCGTTGTGATCAACAATGAATCCATTGGTGAAAACGTGTCCGCCAGTATAGCTGTGAATAGGCATAACAATGAAAGGTGATTGAAAAATCTGACGTGAGTGTAGCGTGGGGTAATTGAGCCGCAATGCCTTTCTGTGATTTGCTGGCTGTGTGTCATGCTATGGATGATCTTTTCCTTTACGGGACGTATGTGAAGGTTAGAGTTCCAAGGCTTCTTAGTTGATATAGCTGGTGAAGCGTCGTTAACCATGGCTTCCAAGGAGAAAGATAAAATTGATACACTCCAAAGTGTCGAGCTTGGTGAGGGGGTAGAGATCCTTCTCCGGATGGCTGGGCCCTTTCCCCGTGCCATGGCTTTACTGTTAGATTATTTGATTATCATCGGAGTCATTGTGGTGCTGTGGATCATCATGTCGATTCTTTCCAGCTGGTTCCCTCGGAACGTAATCAT from Rubritalea squalenifaciens DSM 18772 harbors:
- a CDS encoding ATP-binding cassette domain-containing protein; amino-acid sequence: MLEIKDLCFTIEKDDEPLNLVDRVSINIPSGHFMAIVGPSGCGKTTLLNTLAGLNELSEGAIYWNGRDLEEDGDFDPAELGYVPQFSIAYDELTVDESIEAVTKLRVRTRNLDDLDLRIDRVLEETGLTSIADRYVKVLSGGQKRRLGLAMELVTDPKLLLCDEVTSGLDPRSERDIVRRLHSLSRRDGRIVISVTHSLAHLELYDSILVLHEGRVAYHGPPNGLTHYFSVEDTEEIYPRLAKQDASKWQKSWLKHKDVYYKKIDSTRQRLIDEGQLIIPETKELDTPSKESKKSTQDIVLDETGPLEDDRTKSEISSDTEFDEFGDIPIKKTGKVRARKPQKIEDSAPLEVETEKFLDSSEIVSEGAEPISTPNFASQFSTLLARRWKIFFRDKGQVILQLAILICFPCLVALFGEQASAPLLQYPDVPDVEVSMQSMKNLETIGENRAKVGGAVSGIIMFQVVLLALMGSNNAAREIAGERKIMEKEKFGGVSPFAYLLSKIVFLSGMVIIQSVWMAIFVEQFWHFPENHATNGFFDHVLFLILVNAAMTSICLGISSLMKTSEQASLLSIYLVGFQLPLSGAVLALPEFVGQITRPFISAYWAWSGSIESLEDRYQAAITTVTTTPLDNTRMICLYVLGFQILIGLIASYIGIRRHQWEH
- a CDS encoding NF038122 family metalloprotease, with the translated sequence MKHLKYLAPSIFILGTASSSALDIVFSPAAGMDQRALDGFESAALYWESVLMDDVTVNIEIDFTALDPGVLGQAGSTTQSVTVVDYFNALNADVTTADDAVAVANLPNAGGGSLTFLTQTDTESNSLVVGTDRDRSGNNRVLDLNTSNAKALGLFVGGAADADAFITFSSSFNWDFDQSDGVGSGLQDFVGVAIHEIGHSLGFTSGVDTVDYAIGAGIDLENFRVFSGLDMFRYSAEGELNLAAGEEAYFSIDGGATNLGHFSTGVDYGDGNQASHWRDGVGLGIMDPTANPAGQINEVSGLDLMAFDVIGWDVDVAAQAVPEPSVLGLLGIGGGLLLGRRRRN
- the rpsM gene encoding 30S ribosomal protein S13, whose translation is MARIFGIEIPNEKRIEASLPYIYGIGPTTAKRILEHAGVDADIRTGQLTEEQLVKIATVITSEGIIIEGDLRRERQAALKRLTSINCHRGQRHKRGLPVRGQRTKTNARTRKGKKRTVGVVGKK
- the rpsK gene encoding 30S ribosomal protein S11; this translates as MSEETKNTEAVEEEVKAPAAQEATEAPKAEETAEAPKKEEKKRDIFAELAGAEEADTKIHKAKKSKNVHSGIVHITATFNNTLVSVTDSNGNAIGWSSAGKMGFKGSRKSTAYAAQVVSQDACRQAMSHGLKSVEVRVKGPGAGRESAVRAAQALGLEITSIKDVTSVPHNGCRPKKARRV
- the rpsD gene encoding 30S ribosomal protein S4; translated protein: MARYIGPKDKISRRFGVALFGPSKALERRNFPPGQHGLRAGRRKKSDYSVALGEKQKLRFQYGVLEKQFRAYYAEAARQRGITGDTLVRLLETRLDNVCYRLGFGNTRSAARQFVNHGHVTVNGTKVDIASYQCKPGDVIEVAKKPSSQQLGLRALDLTQAVPLKDWLTIDREKMSGTVARLPEPEDMDHGVNVQLVVELYSR
- a CDS encoding MBL fold metallo-hydrolase codes for the protein MPIHSYTGGHVFTNGFIVDHNGTCIVIDAPALIHEVIQDHGLKPTHLLLTHQHFDHTEDVEALQNMGVKVLMHSPYSETLIRQKEARENWGLPVNITPFEADTLLDGENEIKIGDLEIKIFHIPGHSPDSVAFYIPELDVVFAGDTLMAESMGRTDLPGGSHELLVEGIKKHLYSLPDETALCSGHGPVSSIDHEKQNNPFI